One genomic segment of Myotis daubentonii chromosome 14, mMyoDau2.1, whole genome shotgun sequence includes these proteins:
- the LOC132215171 gene encoding C-C chemokine receptor type 3-like: MATTVVWPEMEGETTFYEYGLSTPCVKADVQVLGTQLLPPLYALVFGVGLLGNVMVVVILTKYRRLCILTNIYLLNLAICDLLFLFTLPFWIHYLKWNEWVFGHCMCKLLSGLYCIGLYGEIFFIILLTLDRYLAIVHAVFALRTRTVTIGIISSVITWALAGLVALPEFIFHKAQEQSGMLFCSSLYPEDEEDAWKHFYAVRMNLLSLALPLLIMVVCYSGIIKTLMRCPSRKKHKAIRLIFIIMLVFFIFWAPYNLVVLLSAFQEIFFDISCARSNQLDVALQVTEVISYTHCCVNPVIYAFVGERFRKHLRHFFHRQVLVRLGKCHLFLPGEKLERTSSVSPSTGEQELSAVF, translated from the coding sequence ATGGCAACCACAGTCGTCTGGcctgagatggagggagagacCACCTTCTACGAGTATGGGCTCTCCACACCGTGTGTCAAAGCCGACGTCCAAGTGCTGGGGACCCAGCTGCTGCCCCCACTCTACGCCCTGGTGTTCGGGGTCGGGCTGCTGGGCAacgtgatggtggtggtgatccTCACAAAGTACAGGCGCCTCTGCATTCTGACCAACATCTACCTGCTCAACCTGGCCATCTGCGACTTGCTCTTCCTCTTCACGCTGCCCTTCTGGATCCACTACCTGAAGTGGAATGAGTGGGTTTTTGGCCACTGTATGTGCAAGTTGCTCTCGGGGCTTTACTGCATCGGCTTGTACGGGGAGATCTTTTTCATCATCCTGCTGACCTTAGACCGGTATCTGGCCATCGTCCATGCCGTGTTTGCCCTGCGAACCCGGACTGTCACTATTGGCATCATAAGCAGTGTCATCACGTGGGCCCTGGCGGGGCTGGTGGCCCTCCCTGAATTCATCTTCCATAAGGCCCAGGAGCAGTCCGGAATGCTGTTCTGTAGTTCCCTGTACCCCGAGGACGAGGAGGATGCCTGGAAGCATTTCTATGCCGTGAGGATGAACCTCTtgagcctggctctgcccctgctcatTATGGTGGTCTGCTACTCCGGAATCATCAAGACGCTGATGAGATGCCCCAGCAGGAAAAAGCACAAGGCCATCCGGCTCATTTTCATCATCATGCTGGTCTTTTTCATCTTCTGGGCCCCCTACAACCTGGTGGTCCTTCTCTCCGCTTTTCAAGAGATCTTCTTTGACATCAGCTGCGCGCGGAGCAACCAGCTGGACGTGGCCTTGCAGGTGACAGAGGTGATCTCCTACACGCACTGCTGCGTCAACCCCGTCATCTACGCCTTCGTCGGGGAGAGGTTCCGGAAGCACCTGCGCCACTTCTTCCACAGGCAGGTGCTGGTGCGCCTGGGCAAATGCCACCTCTTCCTTCCCGGTGAGAAACTGGAAAGAACCAGCTCTGTGTCCCCGTCAACAGGGGAGCAGGAACTCTCTGCTGTATTTTAG
- the LOC132215672 gene encoding C-C chemokine receptor type 1-like: protein METSTTLKFDDVTTEYDYGDSTPCQKGEVRAFGSQLLPPLYSVVFVIGLVGNILVVLVLMQYKRLKSMTSIYLLNLAVSDLLFLFTLPFWVDYNLKDTWRFSEGTCKLLSGLYYIGLYSEIFFMILLTIDRYLAIVHAVFSLRARTVTFGIITSFITWVLAILAAVPGFYFSKIQKEISHYTCSLHFPHQHLKQWQQFQALKLNFLGLILPLVIMIVCYTGIIKILLRRPNEKKSRAVRLIFVIMILFFLFWTPYNLTMLISAFQGVFLVDECKQSKQLDLAIQVTEVIAYTHCCINPIIYVFVGERFRKYLRQLFHSLLAVPLAKCLPFLRTESLERTSSMSPSTGEQELSNGF from the coding sequence ATGGAAACGTCAACCACTCTAAAGTTCGATGATGTGACCACAGAATATGACTATGGGGACTCAACCCCATGCCAAAAAGGAGAGGTGAGGGCTTTTGGGTCTCAGCTGCTGCCCCCCTTGTACTCCGTAGTATTTGTCATTGGCCTTGTTGGCAACATCCTGGTGGTCCTGGTCCTCATGCAGTACAAGAGGCTCAAGAGCATGACCAGCATCTACCTCCTCAACCTGGCCGTGTCTGACCTGCTCTTCCTCTTCACGCTGCCCTTCTGGGTTGACTACAATCTGAAGGATACCTGGAGGTTCAGCGAAGGCACATGTAAGTTGCTGTCGGGGCTTTACTACATAGGCCTGTACAGCGAGATCTTTTTCATGATCCTGCTGACCATCGACAGGTACCTGGCCATTGTCCATGCCGTGTTCTCTCTGCGGGCCCGGACTGTCACCTTTGGTATCATCACCAGCTTCATCACCTGGGTCCTGGCCATCCTGGCTGCCGTCCCGGGCTTCTACTTTTCTAAGATCCAGAAAGAGATCAGTCATTACACCTGCAGCCTTCATTTCCCTCACCAGCACCTAAAACAGTGGCAACAGTTCCAGGCTCTGAAACTGAACTTCCTGGGGCTGattctgcccctggtgatcatgATCGTCTGCTACACAGGAATTATAAAGATTCTGCTCAGACGTCCCAATGAGAAGAAGTCCAGAGCCGTCCGCCTGATTTTTGTCATCATgatcctcttctttctcttttggaCCCCCTACAACCTGACTATGCTTATTTCTGCTTTTCAAGGCGTCTTTTTGGTTGATGAGTGTAAGCAGAGCAAGCAGCTGGACCTGGCCATCCAGGTGACGGAAGTGATCGCCTACACGCACTGCTGCATCAACCCCATCATCTATGTCTTTGTGGGTGAGAGGTTCCGCAAGTACCTGCGCCAGCTGTTCCACAGTCTCCTGGCCGTGCCCCTGGCCAAATGTCTCCCCTTCCTCCGCACCGAGAGTCTGGAGAGGACCAGCTCTATGTCCCCCTCCACTGGGGAGCAGGAGCTCTCTAATGGGTTCTGA